One Gammaproteobacteria bacterium genomic window carries:
- the hda gene encoding DnaA regulatory inactivator Hda yields the protein MATQLTLGISLGSDLNLDSFVEDNNRVLLAALRAMLADATGSDRFLYAWGDSGSGKTHLLHAIAKAAAENGLATGMLSGAEHSNVPVAMIEGWDALDLVLVDDLDAFAGHAAWEEALFHMYNRLNDRQARLLVASRHSPASSGVDLPDLQTRLSYMLVYQLQSLDDDGRQKALQAKARQRGLELPAEVARWLLTRHSRDMGELASLLDRLDAAAMQAKRRLTIPFVKDVIGAG from the coding sequence ATGGCTACCCAGCTTACTCTTGGTATCTCGCTAGGTTCCGACCTGAACCTCGACAGCTTTGTCGAGGACAACAATCGTGTGCTGCTGGCAGCCTTGCGCGCCATGTTGGCAGATGCCACGGGCAGCGACCGGTTTCTCTACGCCTGGGGCGACAGTGGCAGTGGCAAGACACACCTGTTGCATGCCATTGCGAAAGCAGCGGCGGAGAACGGACTGGCAACCGGCATGCTTTCAGGTGCCGAGCACAGCAATGTGCCTGTGGCGATGATCGAGGGCTGGGATGCTCTCGACCTGGTGCTGGTCGATGACCTCGATGCCTTTGCCGGTCATGCAGCCTGGGAAGAAGCCCTGTTTCATATGTACAACCGCCTGAACGATCGCCAGGCGCGCCTGCTGGTGGCCAGTCGCCATTCGCCCGCGTCATCCGGGGTCGACCTGCCGGATCTGCAAACCCGGCTCTCCTACATGCTGGTCTACCAGTTGCAGTCGCTGGACGACGACGGTCGCCAGAAAGCCTTGCAGGCGAAGGCCAGGCAGCGTGGCCTGGAATTGCCGGCAGAGGTGGCGCGCTGGCTGCTGACCCGGCATTCGAGGGACATGGGGGAGCTGGCGAGCTTGCTGGATCGACTTGATGCCGCTGCCATGCAGGCCAAGCGCCGCCTTACCATTCCGTTCGTCAAGGATGTGATTGGCGCCGGCTAG